Sequence from the Aromatoleum petrolei genome:
ACTCCCTCAACTATTGAGATCGTTCCGACCGCGGACGACCGGCGCATCGCGCGCCTGGCCGCCGCCGCGATCGTGCTCACCGTCGCCGAGGCCGCGATCCCCCTGCCGTTGCCGGGGGTGAAACCGGGCCTGGCGAACATCGTGACCCTGGTCGTGCTCGCACGCTGGGGCTGGCGCGATGCCGTATGGGTGGCGCTGCTGCGCGTGTTCGCCGGCGGCCTGCTGCTCGGCCAGCTTTTCGCGCCCGGTTTTTTCCTCAGCCTCTCGGGTTCGCTCGCCAGCCTCGCCACGCTCGGCCTTGCGATGCACTTGCCGCGCCGCTGGTTTGGCCCCGTGAGCCTCAGCGTTTTCGCCGCCTTCGCGCACATCGGTGGCCAGCTCCTGCTCGCGCGGCTGTGGCTCGTGCCCCACGATGGCGTGTTCTACCTCGTGCCGGTGTTCGCCCTTGCCGCGACGGTGTTCGGCCTGGTTAACGGATTGGTGGCCGCGAAGCTGATGCAGGGCGGGGACCGAGGGAAGAACTGATCACGGCATGACGAGGATGCGTCCGGCGCGCCGGCGCCCGCCAATCCCGCCCGCAAGCCCTTCGCCGCCATGCGCGTGGCAGATCGCGCACGCGAGGGCGTCGGCCGCGTCCGGGCTGGGGCTGCCGTCGAGCGACAGCAGCCGCTGCACCATGTGCTGCACCTGTTCCTTGTTCGCCTTGCCGTAGCCGACCACCGCCTGTTTGACCTGCAGCGCCGTGTACTCATGCACCGGCAGGTCGCAGGACACGGCGCCGCAGATCACCGCGCCGCGCGCCTGCCCGAGCAGCAGCGTGGATTGGGGGTTCACGTTAACGAACACCTTCTCCACCGCAGCCTGGTCCGGCGTGTAGGTCGTGATGACCTCGCGCACGCCATCAAGCAACGTCTTCAGCCGCCCCGGCAGCTCCCCGTCGCGCGTCCGGATGCAGCCGCTGGCGACGTAGCGCAACTGGCTGCCGAGCTTGTCGATGACGCCGAAGCCCGTGATGCGCAGCCCCGGGTCGAGTCCCAGGATGCGGGTAGCGACGATGCGTGATGCGGATGTGACCTTCATCCGTGCATTCTAAAGGAAGGCCGCCTATCCTCACCGCGTCTGCCGTTACACATCGTGCCTTGCATGACGTCGGGGTTAAGGTCGCATAATGCCGCTACAATACCCGCCCCCTTCGCACCTTGCCGCGCGTCGCTTCGCGACCGGAACCAACAGGAGATCCCCGATGACCAGACCGATCCTGCTCGGCATCGCCGTTGCGGCCGCATTCAGCGCGAGCGCGACTGCCGCGGATTTCAGCAACATGTATTTCTTCGGCGACAGCCTGAGCGATGCCGGCAGTTTCTCGGCCCTCGTCCCGCCCGGGACTGGCCGCTTCACGACCAACCCGGGGCCGGTTTGGAGCGAGAATCTCGCCGCCGCGCTCGGGACGGATGCCGTGCCGGCCTTGGCCGGCGGTACCAACTACGCGATGGGCGGCGCGCGCGTGACGTCCCTGCCGGGCTATCCGGACGCCGATCCGACCCGTTTCGCCACGCCGATCCGCAGCCAGATCGACGCCTATCTCGCCTCCACCGGCGGCCGGGCGGATCCGGGCGCCCTGTATTCCGTATGGGGCGGCGCGAACGACCTGTTCCTCGCTCTGGAGACATCCGGAAACCCGCTCGGCGACATCGTCACGGCCGCCACCGATCAGGTCGCGGCGGTCGGCGCGCTGAAGGCCGCCGGCGCACGCTACATTCTCGTCGCCACGATGCCCGACATCGGTGCCACGCCCTTCGGCGTCTCGGTCGGTCCGGTCAATGCTGCGGGGATCACGGCGCTGTCCAGCGCCTACAGCCAGGTGCTGTACGGCGGTCTGGCCGCAGCGCGGATCCAGGTGATCCCGCTCGACACCTTTTCCCTGCTGCGCGAAGTAGGCGCCGATCCCGCACGCTACGGCTTTGCGAACGTCACGACCCCGGCCTGCGGGGCGACGCCCTCGCTGGTATGCACGTCGGCCGACTTCGTCGCCCCCGACGCCGACCAGAGCTTCCTGTTCGCCGACAGCGTCCATCCGAGCACCGCCGGCCATCGCGTGATCGCGGACTATGCGCTGAGCGTGCTGCGCGCGCCGGGCGCGGTCTCGCTGCTGGCGGAGTCGCCGCTGTACACCCGCGAGGCGCTCTACTCCACGGTGCAGGACCAGCTCGCGCTCAGTGCCTGGGCGCGCGGGCAGAGCGGGCACAACCTGTGGGCGAGTCTGGGCGGCGGACGCGTCAAATACTCGTCGAGCGAGGCGGTGCCCGGCGCCAGCGGCAACCCCTACGACCTCGCCGTGGGCGTCGATACCTGGCTCACGCCCTCGCTCAGCGTCGGTGCTGCCGTCGGCCTGGCGACGCTGGATGCCGACTTCTCCGCGGATGGAGGCGACTATGCACAGCGTGAGCAGACCGTCGCGCTGTATGCCGGCTATCGCAGCGGGGCCCTGCACGCGATGGCGGTCGGCGCTTTCGGCAGCATCGACTACGATATTCGCCGCGATCTCACCCTCGGCGCCGCGCAGCGCGCCATGAAGGGCTCCACCTCGGGCACCAACCTCTCGCTGGGCATGTTCGCCGGCTATGACTTCACTGCCGGCGCGCTGCGTCACGGCCCGACGCTGGGTGTGCATCTGCAACAGGTCGAGGTCGACGGTTTCACCGAGAAGGGGCAGTCATCGACGACGATGTCCTTCCGTAGCCAGGACCGCAACTCTCTGCTCGGCAGCGTCGGTTATCGGGCGAGCTGGAATCTTGGCCGCTACTTGCCGTACGCGCGCGTGGCCCTCAACCACGACTTCGAGGACGACGACCGCACGGTACGCGCCAACCTCGCCAGCCTGCCGGCCAACGGCTTCGCGCTGCCCGCCTTCGCCCCCGAGCGCACCTGGGGCTCGGCCGTCGTAGGCGTCGGCGCGAAGTTCTCTCCGACGCTGAGCGGCAACGTTGCGCTATCGACGCGCGTCGCGCAGGACGACGTGCGCGTCTGGGCGCTGCAGGCGGGGCTCAGCCTCGGTTTCTGACCAGTTACGGGCGGCGGGGCATGCTCACATGCCCGTTGCCGCAAACCAGGCGCCGTTCGGATTCGTCACGAAGATGACCGGCGCAAGGCAGGGCTGTGGCAGGTCCAGTTGAGCCTCGATGTAGGCGTTACCCTCCTCGGTGGCCGGGAAGAGTCCGGTCGTGAGGTTCAGCACCTGCGCGCTGGGCGGATCGGTCTGCATATTCACGGTCTGGCAACTCACGATGGCGCGGAAGTTGGGGACCGTGTTCTTGCCCCGGTTTTGAGCGGGTACAGCCGGATCGTCGGCGAACACCAAGCCTGTAACGCGAATTTCAAGCTTTCCTTGGGTGGTGAGTTCTCCCTTGACGGGACCGATCGCCCACGGAAGCCCGCCGCCGTTCACTCCGCGGATCGGGTTGGCCGATCCGGTATAGGGGCGCGATACCCCCACCATCGTGTCGAACTCGAGGATCTTGTCCTGTCGGCCCGCAGCCACGGCCGCAGAACTCAGCAGTCCGCTTGCGGCCAGCATGCAGATGCCTGTCAGTGCGAGTCGTTTCATTTTTGTCTCCTTGTCGGGTGGCCGCGTCAGGCGAATTTCGTCTGCGGGCCATTGGTGAACGCGACTGCCCTGCGCAATATTCCGCA
This genomic interval carries:
- a CDS encoding Gx transporter family protein; this encodes MTPSTIEIVPTADDRRIARLAAAAIVLTVAEAAIPLPLPGVKPGLANIVTLVVLARWGWRDAVWVALLRVFAGGLLLGQLFAPGFFLSLSGSLASLATLGLAMHLPRRWFGPVSLSVFAAFAHIGGQLLLARLWLVPHDGVFYLVPVFALAATVFGLVNGLVAAKLMQGGDRGKN
- the ruvC gene encoding crossover junction endodeoxyribonuclease RuvC gives rise to the protein MKVTSASRIVATRILGLDPGLRITGFGVIDKLGSQLRYVASGCIRTRDGELPGRLKTLLDGVREVITTYTPDQAAVEKVFVNVNPQSTLLLGQARGAVICGAVSCDLPVHEYTALQVKQAVVGYGKANKEQVQHMVQRLLSLDGSPSPDAADALACAICHAHGGEGLAGGIGGRRRAGRILVMP
- a CDS encoding autotransporter domain-containing protein, translating into MTRPILLGIAVAAAFSASATAADFSNMYFFGDSLSDAGSFSALVPPGTGRFTTNPGPVWSENLAAALGTDAVPALAGGTNYAMGGARVTSLPGYPDADPTRFATPIRSQIDAYLASTGGRADPGALYSVWGGANDLFLALETSGNPLGDIVTAATDQVAAVGALKAAGARYILVATMPDIGATPFGVSVGPVNAAGITALSSAYSQVLYGGLAAARIQVIPLDTFSLLREVGADPARYGFANVTTPACGATPSLVCTSADFVAPDADQSFLFADSVHPSTAGHRVIADYALSVLRAPGAVSLLAESPLYTREALYSTVQDQLALSAWARGQSGHNLWASLGGGRVKYSSSEAVPGASGNPYDLAVGVDTWLTPSLSVGAAVGLATLDADFSADGGDYAQREQTVALYAGYRSGALHAMAVGAFGSIDYDIRRDLTLGAAQRAMKGSTSGTNLSLGMFAGYDFTAGALRHGPTLGVHLQQVEVDGFTEKGQSSTTMSFRSQDRNSLLGSVGYRASWNLGRYLPYARVALNHDFEDDDRTVRANLASLPANGFALPAFAPERTWGSAVVGVGAKFSPTLSGNVALSTRVAQDDVRVWALQAGLSLGF